In Streptomyces sp. NBC_01439, the following are encoded in one genomic region:
- a CDS encoding protein kinase domain-containing protein: protein MTSQNLHIGPDAAADRYRLLRSIGRGGEAVLYLAEIELAGGSEPVVVKVLDSKTTITPDVFDRISQKWNEQAELLRFVHRPGVVGVREHFEGPPIHRPGESSTLSGRALVLVMNHVDGLDLRDWRAERTLATAAERREVMRTLEQLADVLDWLHSGKATPSGRQVVHGDLSPGNVMVDAYGQATLVDFGLSKLTADHQTAEVWFTPGYAAPKVFDGKRTPGTDRYAFGAIAYFLLSGESPPATPEQLARALTALPQIAVLDAEQRARITAIYSADPGKRPVNLAGWMKDIRRAVVSTTTATSQRAAQEAPPRPAAPPPPVVPPQPVTAPSVAAPPVYAPTARSVQPVQPEPATAPIPGPAPVPGPGPQPEPVQAQVPAGYGPTYNLTPAAAPVPEPTRPAKRRRTGLVLGSVAAVLVLASLAVVGVRLLGDKDKENSAGGEKPGGTSAPSASASASAPSARATESADPAPSEAAPGGSATAEASSSPGTPGSVKDSNVADLTVLSSVGAVRHFEVGSAKLNTKEYGAALLGSCYYGATIEYDVNRAWSALEFTVGVDDGSTMEQARVSISVDDKPALFSEAVHLGKPITKSLDIKGALRLRLKVEESCRNDGNAVIAAPVLKR from the coding sequence TTGACCAGTCAGAACCTACACATCGGTCCGGACGCGGCGGCCGACCGATACCGTCTGCTCCGCTCGATCGGACGCGGTGGGGAGGCCGTGCTCTATCTCGCCGAGATCGAACTCGCCGGCGGATCCGAGCCCGTGGTCGTCAAAGTGCTCGACTCCAAGACGACCATCACGCCGGACGTCTTCGACCGGATCAGCCAGAAGTGGAACGAGCAGGCCGAGCTGCTGCGGTTCGTCCACCGGCCCGGCGTCGTGGGCGTGCGCGAGCACTTCGAGGGACCGCCGATCCACCGGCCCGGGGAGTCCTCGACCCTGAGCGGGCGGGCGCTCGTCCTCGTCATGAACCACGTGGACGGGCTCGACCTGCGGGACTGGCGGGCCGAGCGGACGCTGGCCACCGCCGCCGAACGGCGCGAGGTGATGCGCACCCTGGAGCAGCTCGCCGACGTCCTGGACTGGCTGCATTCGGGGAAGGCCACCCCGTCCGGGCGCCAGGTCGTCCACGGCGACCTCTCCCCCGGCAACGTGATGGTCGATGCGTACGGGCAGGCCACCCTGGTGGACTTCGGCCTCAGCAAGCTGACCGCCGACCACCAGACGGCCGAGGTCTGGTTCACCCCGGGCTACGCGGCGCCCAAGGTCTTCGACGGCAAGCGGACCCCGGGCACGGACCGGTACGCCTTCGGGGCGATCGCGTACTTCCTGCTGAGCGGGGAGTCCCCGCCCGCCACGCCCGAGCAGCTGGCACGGGCACTGACCGCACTGCCGCAGATCGCCGTACTGGACGCCGAGCAGCGGGCGCGGATCACCGCGATCTACTCGGCCGACCCGGGGAAGCGGCCGGTGAACCTGGCCGGCTGGATGAAGGACATCCGCCGTGCGGTGGTGTCGACGACCACCGCGACCTCGCAGCGGGCCGCCCAGGAGGCTCCGCCAAGGCCGGCCGCCCCGCCGCCACCGGTGGTCCCGCCGCAGCCCGTCACCGCGCCGTCGGTGGCGGCGCCGCCCGTGTACGCCCCGACGGCACGGTCCGTACAGCCCGTACAGCCGGAGCCGGCCACGGCTCCGATCCCCGGACCCGCGCCCGTCCCCGGACCCGGCCCGCAACCGGAGCCGGTGCAGGCCCAGGTGCCCGCCGGGTACGGGCCCACCTACAACCTGACCCCGGCCGCCGCTCCCGTCCCCGAGCCGACGCGTCCCGCCAAGCGGCGGCGGACCGGTCTGGTCCTCGGCTCGGTGGCCGCCGTGCTGGTGCTGGCCTCCCTCGCCGTCGTCGGCGTACGGCTCCTGGGCGACAAGGACAAGGAGAACTCCGCGGGGGGCGAGAAGCCCGGCGGGACGAGCGCGCCGTCGGCGTCGGCGTCGGCCTCCGCGCCGTCGGCGCGGGCGACCGAATCCGCCGACCCCGCACCCTCCGAGGCCGCTCCCGGGGGATCCGCCACGGCGGAGGCCTCGTCGAGCCCCGGAACGCCGGGTTCGGTGAAGGACAGCAACGTGGCCGATCTGACCGTGCTGTCGTCGGTCGGAGCGGTCCGGCACTTCGAAGTCGGCTCCGCCAAGCTGAACACGAAGGAGTACGGAGCCGCCCTCCTCGGCAGCTGCTACTACGGAGCGACGATCGAGTACGACGTGAACCGCGCCTGGTCCGCGCTGGAGTTCACCGTGGGCGTCGACGACGGCTCGACCATGGAACAGGCCCGCGTGAGCATCTCCGTGGACGACAAGCCCGCCCTCTTCTCCGAGGCGGTCCACCTGGGCAAGCCGATCACCAAGTCCCTGGACATCAAGGGGGCCCTGCGGCTGCGTCTGAAGGTGGAGGAGAGTTGCCGCAACGACGGCAACGCCGTCATCGCCGCCCCGGTCCTCAAGCGCTGA
- the gatB gene encoding Asp-tRNA(Asn)/Glu-tRNA(Gln) amidotransferase subunit GatB: MTTFTELLSYEDALASYDPVMGLEVHVELGTKTKMFCGCSTELGAEPNSQTCPTCLGLPGSLPVVNAIGVESAIKIGLALNCEIAEWCRFARKNYFYPDMPKNFQTSQYDEPIAFNGYLDVQLEDGEIFRVEIERAHMEEDTGKSLHVGGATGRIHGASHSLLDYNRAGIPLIEIVTKPIEGAGERAPEVAKAYVAELREVIKALGVSEARMDKGQMRCDVNLSLRPTPESEFGTRSETKNVNSLRSVERAARFEIQRHAAVLSSGGSIVQETRHFHEEDGSTTAGRIKDNAEDYRYFPEPDLVPVAPARDWVEELRGGLPEMPRVRRNRLREEWGVSEHDMQSILNAGAVDSIVATIEAGADSTAARKWWMGELARNANEQGVVVDELPITPVQVARVAALVADGSLNDKLARKVLEGVLAGEGTPDEVVEQRGLKVVSDEGALGAAVDEAIAGNAAIADKIRGGKIAAVGALVGAVMKTTRGQADAARVKELILERLGVSE, encoded by the coding sequence GTGACCACCTTCACCGAACTGCTCTCGTACGAGGACGCTCTCGCCTCGTACGACCCCGTCATGGGCCTTGAGGTCCATGTCGAGCTCGGCACCAAGACCAAGATGTTCTGCGGCTGCTCCACCGAGCTGGGCGCGGAGCCCAACTCGCAGACCTGCCCGACCTGCCTCGGTCTGCCCGGCTCCCTGCCGGTCGTCAACGCGATCGGCGTCGAGTCCGCCATCAAGATCGGCCTCGCGCTGAACTGCGAGATCGCCGAGTGGTGCCGCTTCGCCCGGAAGAACTACTTCTATCCGGACATGCCGAAGAACTTCCAGACCTCCCAGTACGACGAGCCCATCGCCTTCAACGGCTACCTGGACGTCCAGCTGGAGGACGGCGAGATCTTCCGCGTGGAGATCGAGCGCGCCCACATGGAGGAGGACACCGGCAAGTCGCTGCACGTCGGCGGCGCCACCGGCCGCATCCACGGCGCGTCCCACTCCCTGCTGGACTACAACCGCGCCGGCATCCCGCTCATCGAGATCGTCACCAAGCCCATCGAGGGCGCGGGCGAGCGGGCCCCCGAGGTCGCCAAGGCGTACGTCGCCGAGCTGCGCGAGGTCATCAAGGCGCTCGGCGTCTCCGAGGCCCGCATGGACAAGGGCCAGATGCGCTGTGACGTGAACCTGTCGCTGCGCCCGACCCCCGAGTCCGAGTTCGGCACCCGCTCGGAGACGAAGAACGTCAACTCCCTGCGTTCCGTCGAGCGCGCGGCCCGCTTCGAGATCCAGCGCCACGCGGCGGTGCTCTCGTCGGGCGGTTCGATCGTGCAGGAGACCCGGCACTTCCACGAGGAGGACGGCTCCACCACGGCCGGCCGCATCAAGGACAACGCCGAGGACTACCGGTACTTCCCGGAGCCCGACCTGGTCCCCGTCGCCCCGGCCCGCGACTGGGTCGAGGAGCTGCGCGGCGGTCTGCCCGAGATGCCGCGCGTGCGCCGCAACCGGCTCCGCGAGGAGTGGGGCGTCAGCGAGCACGACATGCAGTCGATCCTCAACGCGGGTGCGGTGGACTCCATCGTCGCCACGATCGAGGCCGGCGCCGACTCGACCGCCGCGCGCAAGTGGTGGATGGGCGAGCTGGCCCGCAACGCCAACGAGCAGGGCGTCGTCGTCGACGAGCTGCCGATCACCCCGGTCCAGGTGGCCCGGGTCGCGGCCCTGGTCGCCGACGGTTCGCTCAACGACAAGCTGGCCCGCAAGGTCCTCGAAGGCGTCCTCGCCGGTGAGGGCACCCCGGACGAGGTCGTCGAGCAGCGCGGCCTGAAGGTCGTCTCGGACGAGGGCGCGCTCGGCGCGGCCGTGGACGAGGCCATCGCGGGCAACGCGGCCATCGCCGACAAGATCCGCGGCGGCAAGATCGCCGCTGTCGGCGCCCTGGTCGGAGCGGTCATGAAGACCACCCGCGGCCAGGCCGACGCCGCGCGCGTCAAGGAGCTCATCCTGGAGCGCCTGGGCGTCTCGGAGTAA
- the gatA gene encoding Asp-tRNA(Asn)/Glu-tRNA(Gln) amidotransferase subunit GatA yields the protein MVDIIKLTAAETAEKIASGELTAVEVTEAHLARIDATDEKVNAFLHVDREGALAQARAVDAKREAGEKLGPLAGVPLALKDIFTTVGVPTTVGSKILEGWIPPYDATLTRKLKEADVVILGKTNMDEFAMGSSTENSAYGPTGNPWDLTRIPGGSGGGSAAALAAFQAPLAIGTDTGGSIRQPAAVTGTVGVKPTYGGVSRYGMVAFSSSLDQGGPCARTVLDAALLHEVIAGHDPLDSTSIDAPVPPVVEAARNGSVAGMRVGVVKQFAGEGYQAGVVQRFNESVELLKELGAEIVELDCPSFDLAMAAYYLIAPSECSSNLARFDAMRYGLRVGDDGTKSAEDVTAMTREAGFGDEVKRRIILGTYALSSGYYDAYYGSAQKVRTLITQDFEKSFEQVDVIVSPTTPTTAFPIGERTDDPLAMYLADLCTIPTNLAGNSAMSLPCGLAPEDGLPVGLQIIAPAMKDDRLYKVGAAVEAAFVARWGHPLLEEAPSL from the coding sequence ATGGTCGACATCATCAAGCTCACGGCCGCCGAGACCGCCGAGAAGATCGCCTCCGGCGAGCTCACGGCCGTCGAGGTGACCGAGGCCCACCTGGCCCGCATCGACGCCACCGACGAGAAGGTCAACGCCTTCCTGCACGTGGACCGCGAGGGCGCGCTCGCCCAGGCCCGCGCCGTCGACGCCAAGCGCGAGGCCGGCGAGAAGCTCGGCCCGCTGGCCGGCGTACCCCTCGCCCTCAAGGACATCTTCACCACCGTCGGGGTCCCGACGACCGTCGGTTCGAAGATCCTCGAAGGCTGGATCCCGCCCTACGACGCCACCCTGACGCGCAAGCTGAAGGAAGCCGACGTCGTGATCCTCGGCAAGACCAACATGGACGAGTTCGCCATGGGGTCCTCCACCGAGAACAGCGCCTACGGCCCCACCGGCAACCCCTGGGACCTCACCCGGATCCCCGGCGGCTCCGGCGGCGGCTCCGCGGCGGCCCTCGCCGCCTTCCAGGCCCCGCTCGCGATCGGCACGGACACCGGCGGCTCCATCCGCCAGCCCGCCGCCGTCACGGGCACGGTCGGCGTGAAGCCCACGTACGGCGGTGTCTCCCGCTACGGCATGGTCGCCTTCTCCTCCTCCCTCGACCAGGGCGGGCCCTGCGCCCGTACGGTCCTGGACGCGGCCCTGCTGCACGAGGTGATCGCCGGCCACGACCCGCTCGACTCCACCTCCATCGACGCCCCGGTCCCGCCGGTCGTCGAGGCGGCCCGCAACGGCTCCGTCGCCGGCATGCGCGTCGGTGTCGTCAAGCAGTTCGCCGGTGAGGGCTACCAGGCCGGCGTCGTCCAGCGCTTCAACGAGTCGGTGGAGCTCCTCAAGGAGCTCGGCGCCGAGATCGTCGAGCTGGACTGCCCCTCCTTCGACCTCGCGATGGCCGCGTACTACCTGATCGCGCCGTCCGAGTGCTCCTCCAACCTGGCCCGCTTCGACGCCATGCGCTACGGCCTGCGCGTCGGCGACGACGGCACGAAGTCCGCCGAGGACGTCACCGCCATGACCCGCGAAGCCGGCTTCGGCGACGAGGTCAAGCGCCGCATCATCCTCGGTACGTACGCACTCAGCTCCGGCTACTACGACGCGTACTACGGCTCCGCCCAGAAGGTCCGCACGCTCATCACGCAGGACTTCGAGAAGTCCTTCGAGCAGGTCGACGTGATCGTCTCCCCGACGACCCCGACCACCGCCTTCCCCATCGGCGAGCGCACCGACGACCCCCTCGCCATGTACCTCGCGGACCTGTGCACCATCCCGACCAACCTGGCCGGCAACTCCGCCATGTCGCTCCCCTGCGGCCTGGCACCGGAGGACGGTCTCCCGGTCGGGCTCCAGATCATCGCCCCGGCGATGAAGGACGACCGGCTCTACAAGGTCGGTGCCGCCGTGGAGGCGGCCTTCGTCGCACGCTGGGGTCACCCGCTGCTTGAGGAGGCACCGTCCCTGTGA
- the gatC gene encoding Asp-tRNA(Asn)/Glu-tRNA(Gln) amidotransferase subunit GatC — MPGITREEVVHLARLARLELSSNELDHFAGQLGDIIGAVARVSEVADQDVPPTSHPLPLTNVMRADEVRPSLTPEQALSGAPAQEQQRFKVPQILGED, encoded by the coding sequence ATGCCTGGCATTACGCGCGAGGAGGTCGTCCACCTCGCTCGGCTGGCGCGCCTTGAGCTGTCCAGCAACGAGCTGGATCACTTCGCCGGACAGCTCGGCGACATCATCGGCGCGGTCGCCCGCGTTTCCGAGGTCGCCGACCAAGACGTCCCGCCGACCTCCCACCCGCTGCCGCTGACGAACGTCATGCGCGCGGACGAGGTCCGTCCGTCGCTCACCCCCGAGCAGGCGCTCTCCGGTGCTCCCGCCCAGGAGCAGCAGCGTTTCAAGGTGCCGCAGATCCTGGGGGAGGACTAA